The following coding sequences are from one uncultured Cohaesibacter sp. window:
- the coaBC gene encoding bifunctional phosphopantothenoylcysteine decarboxylase/phosphopantothenate--cysteine ligase CoaBC: MLANKRILLVISGGIAAFKALDIIRLLLKEGAGVQVIMTKAATEFVAPLTIATLTGKPVLTELFDLTRESEIGHIELSRAADLVVVAPATANLIAKMANGIADDLASTALLATDKPVLVAPAMNVRMWYHPATQRNLATLAKDGLHFVGPAVGMMACNEEGPGRLSEPEEILTHIKVLLDDSPKPLAGRHVLITAGPTHEPIDPVRYIANRSSGKQGYALAAAARDAGARVTIVSGPVAIDPPKGVEVIRVETARQMLEAVSEHLPADVAIMAAAVADWHVANEGAEKIKKQADGTFPALQFKENPDIAKFVGTHPDKRPKLVVGFAAETQNLEENATKKLAKKGVDWIIANDVSPQTGIMGGDHNMIKIIRSDSIEAWQDMSKQEVATRLIARIGEALEESIEV; this comes from the coding sequence ATGCTTGCCAACAAGCGTATCCTGCTCGTCATCTCAGGTGGCATAGCCGCCTTCAAGGCGCTCGATATCATCCGTCTGTTGCTGAAGGAGGGCGCTGGCGTTCAGGTCATCATGACAAAGGCTGCGACCGAATTTGTCGCGCCCCTGACCATTGCCACGCTGACGGGCAAACCAGTGCTGACCGAGCTGTTTGACTTAACGCGCGAAAGCGAAATCGGCCATATCGAGCTGTCCCGCGCTGCCGATCTGGTGGTGGTCGCACCCGCAACCGCCAATCTCATCGCCAAGATGGCCAATGGCATTGCCGATGATCTGGCCAGCACGGCCCTACTGGCAACAGACAAGCCTGTGTTGGTGGCTCCGGCGATGAATGTGCGCATGTGGTACCATCCGGCAACCCAGCGAAATCTGGCCACCCTTGCGAAGGATGGCCTGCATTTTGTCGGTCCGGCTGTTGGCATGATGGCGTGCAATGAGGAAGGACCGGGCCGCCTCAGCGAACCGGAAGAGATTCTCACCCATATCAAGGTCCTGCTCGATGACAGCCCCAAACCGCTTGCCGGCAGGCATGTGCTGATCACCGCCGGCCCCACCCATGAGCCGATCGATCCGGTGCGCTACATCGCCAACCGATCCTCTGGCAAGCAGGGTTATGCCCTTGCCGCCGCGGCAAGAGACGCAGGCGCACGCGTAACCATCGTTTCCGGCCCTGTTGCCATCGACCCGCCCAAGGGGGTCGAAGTGATCAGGGTTGAGACTGCACGCCAGATGCTCGAAGCCGTTAGCGAACATCTTCCCGCTGATGTGGCCATCATGGCAGCCGCGGTTGCTGATTGGCATGTTGCCAACGAGGGTGCAGAGAAGATCAAGAAGCAGGCCGATGGAACCTTCCCCGCTCTTCAATTTAAAGAAAACCCGGATATAGCCAAATTTGTCGGCACCCATCCGGACAAACGGCCCAAGCTGGTTGTCGGTTTTGCGGCTGAAACGCAGAATCTTGAAGAGAATGCGACCAAAAAGCTGGCGAAAAAGGGTGTTGACTGGATTATTGCCAACGATGTGTCACCTCAGACCGGTATCATGGGCGGCGATCACAACATGATCAAGATTATCCGCTCCGATAGCATTGAGGCTTGGCAGGATATGAGCAAGCAGGAAGTTGCTACCCGTCTCATTGCCCGCATTGGTGAAGCGCTTGAAGAGAGCATCGAAGTCTGA
- the mutM gene encoding bifunctional DNA-formamidopyrimidine glycosylase/DNA-(apurinic or apyrimidinic site) lyase, translated as MPELPEVETVRRGLQPVLENATIERAEIRRENLRFPFPDQLAVRLAGRQVVGLGRRAKYLLADLDDGTVLVMHLGMSGSFRVVSKQEQHLIGEESFHIARGKRPQHDHVVLHLTSGASILYNDPRRFGFFDLIERVSLAEHPYFAKLGVEPVGNSLSADYLAEKFAGKKTPLKSALLDQHIIAGLGNIYVCEALFRAGLDPRRAAGSLVTKSGRPSAKLVLLTDEIRATIAEAIAAGGSTLRDHTRADGSLGYFQHSFKVYDREGSLCPKEGCGGTIERITQSGRSTFFCAKCQK; from the coding sequence ATGCCCGAATTGCCAGAGGTGGAAACGGTCAGGCGCGGCCTTCAGCCGGTGCTTGAAAACGCCACCATTGAACGCGCTGAAATCCGACGTGAGAATCTGAGATTCCCCTTCCCCGATCAACTCGCTGTGCGGCTGGCCGGGCGACAGGTTGTTGGTCTGGGACGTCGGGCAAAATATCTGCTCGCCGATCTGGACGACGGCACGGTGCTGGTCATGCATCTGGGCATGTCGGGTTCTTTTCGCGTTGTCAGCAAGCAAGAGCAGCATCTGATTGGTGAGGAAAGCTTTCACATTGCCCGAGGCAAACGGCCCCAGCATGACCATGTGGTGCTTCATCTGACCTCAGGCGCTTCAATCCTTTATAATGATCCGCGCCGCTTCGGCTTTTTTGATCTCATCGAACGCGTGTCTCTGGCCGAGCATCCCTATTTTGCCAAACTGGGCGTTGAGCCAGTTGGCAATAGCTTGAGTGCCGATTATCTGGCAGAGAAATTCGCAGGCAAGAAGACACCGCTCAAGTCTGCGCTGCTCGACCAGCACATCATTGCCGGACTTGGCAATATCTATGTCTGCGAAGCACTGTTCCGCGCAGGTCTTGACCCGAGGCGCGCGGCGGGCAGCCTCGTTACCAAAAGCGGCAGACCATCGGCAAAACTTGTTTTGCTGACCGATGAGATCCGCGCCACTATCGCCGAAGCCATCGCCGCAGGTGGTTCGACCTTGCGTGACCACACCAGAGCCGATGGCAGCCTTGGCTATTTCCAGCATAGCTTCAAGGTCTATGACCGGGAAGGCAGCCTCTGCCCTAAAGAGGGATGTGGCGGCACCATAGAGCGTATCACGCAAAGCGGCCGATCGACCTTCTTCTGCGCAAAATGCCAAAAATAA
- the argB gene encoding acetylglutamate kinase: MSETSNQSSTPAKRAKTISEALPFMQRYDGQTVVVKYGGHAMGDKDLGQAFARDIVLLKQSGVKPVVVHGGGPQIKNMLDKLGIKSEFKGGLRVTDAHTVEVVEMVLAGSINKSIVSNINAEGGRAIGLCGKDGNMVQAEKLTRTIRDPDSKIEEIVDLGFVGDPKKVDRSVLDIVAKDALIPVIAPVAPGVDGATYNINADTFAGAIAGAVDAKRLLFLTDVPGVLDKEGKLIKALTIKQAHALIADGTISGGMIPKVETCIDALNKGVEGVVILDGKVPHAVLLELFTEGGAGTLITHG, translated from the coding sequence ATGTCCGAGACATCCAATCAATCAAGTACCCCGGCCAAACGTGCCAAGACCATATCTGAAGCGCTTCCCTTCATGCAGCGTTACGATGGCCAGACCGTTGTCGTCAAATATGGTGGCCATGCAATGGGCGACAAGGATCTTGGGCAGGCTTTCGCTCGCGATATTGTGCTGCTCAAGCAATCTGGCGTCAAACCGGTTGTCGTGCACGGCGGTGGCCCACAGATCAAGAATATGCTCGACAAGCTCGGCATCAAGTCTGAATTCAAGGGCGGCTTGCGCGTCACCGATGCCCATACGGTTGAAGTGGTCGAAATGGTGCTGGCCGGTTCCATCAACAAATCCATCGTCAGCAACATCAATGCCGAAGGCGGGCGCGCCATTGGCTTGTGCGGCAAGGATGGCAACATGGTTCAGGCAGAAAAATTGACCAGAACCATCCGCGATCCGGATAGCAAGATCGAGGAAATCGTTGATCTGGGCTTTGTCGGCGATCCCAAGAAGGTTGATCGCTCCGTGCTCGATATCGTTGCCAAGGATGCGCTTATTCCGGTTATCGCGCCGGTTGCTCCGGGTGTTGATGGCGCGACCTACAATATCAATGCCGATACTTTTGCCGGAGCAATCGCTGGAGCCGTGGACGCCAAACGCCTGTTGTTCTTAACCGATGTTCCCGGGGTGCTCGATAAGGAAGGCAAATTGATAAAGGCTCTCACCATCAAGCAGGCCCACGCCCTGATTGCAGACGGCACCATTTCCGGCGGCATGATCCCGAAGGTCGAAACCTGCATCGACGCGCTAAACAAGGGCGTGGAAGGCGTTGTCATTCTCGATGGCAAGGTTCCTCACGCCGTGTTGCTTGAATTGTTCACCGAAGGTGGTGCCGGAACCCTGATAACGCATGGGTAA
- the dut gene encoding dUTP diphosphatase: MAKPRLSIMPLDHFEGLDLPSYQSKEAAGLDIQAANPTDEPIILKASGGRALVPTGFCMAMERGFEAQIRPRSGLALKFGVTLLNTPGTIDSDYRGEVKILMINHGEEDFTVERGMRIAQMVIAPVLHMKVIEVESLDETERGKGGFGSTGHKKK; this comes from the coding sequence ATGGCCAAACCACGCCTTAGCATTATGCCGCTTGATCATTTCGAGGGGCTGGATCTGCCAAGCTATCAAAGCAAGGAAGCCGCAGGCCTTGATATTCAGGCCGCCAACCCGACTGACGAGCCGATTATTCTTAAGGCAAGTGGTGGGCGCGCCCTTGTCCCTACCGGCTTCTGCATGGCTATGGAACGCGGCTTTGAAGCCCAGATTCGGCCACGCTCCGGTCTCGCGCTCAAATTCGGTGTCACCCTGCTGAACACGCCCGGCACCATCGATTCCGATTATCGCGGTGAAGTGAAAATCCTGATGATCAATCACGGTGAGGAGGATTTCACCGTTGAGCGCGGCATGCGCATCGCCCAGATGGTTATTGCTCCGGTTCTGCACATGAAGGTCATTGAAGTGGAAAGCCTTGATGAAACCGAGCGCGGAAAAGGCGGCTTCGGCTCCACCGGTCACAAAAAGAAGTGA
- a CDS encoding aminotransferase class V-fold PLP-dependent enzyme, protein MDIDKIRAETPGLKNGIHLMACGSALAPQPVIDTVMQFLELEAQLGGYEAHSQQAEELDGVYDSVARLIGANRHEIAILENATAAWCQAFYALPLKKGDRVITCQAEYAANYVAFLQRQKRDGIVIDVVPNDESGAVDTKALEGMITDRTALIAMTWVPTNGGLVNPAAKVGSIANKHGVPYLLDACQAVGQMPVDVKLLQCDFLSATGRKFLRGPRGTGFLYIRDKWLETLEPVMLDHFGAPWVTRESYALRADARRFENWENNYALRAGLKVACDYALSIGLEAIQKRVTELACYFRDRIAELKGAKVHDIGTQKCAIVSFTIEGLEPRLTVALLRQQGIAIGASNPESTRLDAEARNLPVMLRAAPHYYNNRADIDAAVAALKALIRT, encoded by the coding sequence ATGGACATCGACAAGATCAGAGCCGAAACGCCGGGCCTCAAGAATGGCATTCATCTGATGGCTTGCGGGTCGGCACTGGCACCGCAGCCAGTAATCGATACGGTCATGCAATTTCTGGAGCTGGAAGCTCAACTGGGCGGCTACGAAGCCCACAGCCAACAAGCCGAAGAGCTCGACGGTGTTTATGATTCCGTTGCCCGGCTTATCGGCGCCAACCGTCATGAGATAGCCATTCTGGAAAACGCAACAGCCGCCTGGTGTCAGGCATTCTATGCTCTTCCGCTCAAGAAAGGGGACCGCGTTATTACCTGCCAAGCCGAATATGCGGCCAACTATGTGGCTTTTCTTCAGAGGCAGAAGAGAGACGGGATCGTCATCGATGTGGTGCCCAACGATGAAAGCGGTGCCGTTGACACGAAGGCTCTGGAAGGCATGATCACGGACAGGACCGCCCTCATTGCCATGACTTGGGTACCCACCAACGGTGGCTTGGTGAATCCGGCAGCCAAAGTCGGCTCGATTGCCAACAAGCATGGCGTGCCCTATCTACTGGATGCCTGTCAGGCGGTTGGGCAAATGCCTGTTGATGTGAAGCTGCTTCAATGTGACTTCCTCTCGGCGACCGGCCGCAAGTTTCTGCGCGGACCGAGAGGCACTGGTTTTCTCTATATTCGAGACAAATGGCTGGAAACTCTTGAGCCCGTCATGCTCGACCATTTCGGAGCCCCATGGGTCACGCGGGAGAGTTATGCCCTTCGAGCCGACGCCCGCCGGTTTGAGAACTGGGAAAACAACTATGCATTGCGTGCTGGTCTCAAGGTCGCTTGTGATTATGCACTATCGATCGGCCTTGAGGCGATCCAAAAACGGGTGACCGAGCTCGCCTGCTATTTCAGAGACCGCATTGCGGAGCTAAAAGGGGCCAAAGTCCATGACATTGGAACGCAGAAATGCGCAATCGTCAGTTTCACAATAGAAGGGCTGGAACCCCGCCTCACGGTCGCCTTATTGCGGCAGCAGGGTATTGCAATCGGGGCTTCCAACCCGGAGAGCACGCGGCTCGACGCCGAGGCTCGCAATCTTCCGGTTATGCTGAGAGCTGCACCCCATTATTACAACAACAGAGCCGACATTGACGCTGCCGTGGCCGCGCTCAAAGCGCTCATCAGGACCTGA
- a CDS encoding DUF2259 domain-containing protein: MMNRLSNCLALSLMIAGSAALGGAAMAGDAAEFRSHGFSDDERGRYFAFEEFGVEGGPHYPYSNIYIIDLATDKWVPDTPVRVRIEEEGETPIVARVKAFSEATPIMQQYQISNSGVLLAASPISEVGDKTEMRFRKTSQPLLSEAPNPYTLQLETKAVKDLTGCGMSGGTVTGFSLSLTTPTGEVNQLHDETSAPRSRGCPVDYHLSAVFAPTRVDAQTHAVALVGVFSQTDDGQDLRYIAVPFSF; the protein is encoded by the coding sequence ATGATGAACCGGCTTTCAAACTGTCTTGCTCTGTCGTTGATGATTGCAGGGAGTGCAGCGCTGGGAGGAGCCGCGATGGCCGGTGATGCGGCCGAATTCCGCTCACACGGTTTTTCAGATGATGAGCGTGGTCGTTACTTCGCCTTTGAGGAATTCGGTGTTGAGGGCGGCCCCCATTATCCCTATTCCAACATTTACATTATTGATCTGGCAACGGACAAATGGGTGCCTGATACGCCGGTTCGCGTGCGCATTGAAGAGGAGGGGGAAACCCCGATCGTTGCCCGCGTAAAGGCATTCTCTGAAGCGACGCCCATCATGCAGCAATATCAGATATCCAATTCCGGTGTCCTTCTGGCGGCATCGCCCATAAGCGAAGTTGGTGACAAAACTGAGATGCGGTTCAGGAAGACCTCGCAGCCGCTGCTTTCCGAAGCGCCGAATCCTTATACGCTGCAGCTGGAAACCAAGGCAGTTAAGGATCTGACCGGCTGCGGAATGAGTGGAGGCACCGTAACGGGATTCTCTTTGAGCCTGACGACGCCAACCGGCGAGGTCAACCAATTGCATGACGAAACGTCTGCGCCGCGTTCGCGAGGATGCCCGGTGGACTATCATCTTTCTGCCGTCTTCGCACCAACGCGCGTTGATGCACAGACCCACGCTGTGGCACTTGTGGGCGTATTCAGCCAAACTGATGACGGGCAGGACTTGCGCTATATCGCAGTCCCATTTTCCTTTTAG
- the cysK gene encoding cysteine synthase A: MAHTPKKTEGRGRIYDSIIDTIGNTPLVRFDKLAAKHGVKANLLGKLEFFNPLSSVKDRIGVNMIEAMEAEGKIEPGKTTLIEPTSGNTGIALAFTAAAKGYRLILVMPETMSIERRKMFAYLGAELALTEGPKGMKGAIARAEELVKEIDNAVIPQQFQNPANPEIHRNTTAVEIWNDTNGEVDALVSGVGTGGTITGVGSELKARKPEVKIIAVEPADSPVLSGGKPGPHKIQGIGAGFVPDVLDTSLIDEVVPVSNDDAFAFSRELARTEGVPVGISSGAALAAAIELGKREEYAGKNIVIIIPSFAERYLSTALFDGIGE, translated from the coding sequence ATGGCTCACACTCCAAAGAAAACCGAAGGCCGCGGCCGCATCTATGACTCCATTATCGACACCATCGGCAACACGCCACTGGTGCGCTTCGACAAGCTTGCTGCCAAACATGGCGTAAAGGCAAATCTGCTTGGTAAACTTGAGTTTTTCAACCCGCTCTCCAGCGTTAAGGATCGTATTGGCGTCAATATGATCGAAGCGATGGAAGCAGAAGGCAAGATCGAGCCGGGCAAAACCACCCTTATCGAACCAACATCTGGTAACACCGGTATTGCTCTTGCTTTCACTGCGGCAGCTAAAGGCTATCGCCTTATTCTGGTCATGCCGGAAACCATGTCCATCGAACGCCGCAAGATGTTCGCCTATCTCGGCGCAGAGCTGGCGCTTACCGAAGGGCCGAAAGGCATGAAAGGCGCCATTGCGCGTGCTGAAGAGCTTGTGAAGGAAATTGACAATGCCGTCATTCCGCAGCAGTTCCAGAATCCGGCAAACCCGGAAATTCACCGCAACACAACTGCTGTAGAAATCTGGAACGACACCAACGGCGAAGTGGACGCTCTGGTCTCCGGCGTGGGCACAGGTGGCACCATCACCGGTGTAGGATCTGAACTGAAGGCGCGTAAACCTGAAGTGAAGATCATCGCGGTTGAACCTGCTGATAGTCCTGTTCTGTCCGGTGGCAAACCGGGCCCGCACAAGATTCAGGGCATTGGTGCAGGATTTGTTCCCGATGTGCTGGATACCAGCCTGATCGACGAAGTGGTCCCCGTTTCCAACGACGATGCCTTCGCCTTCTCGCGTGAACTGGCCCGCACGGAAGGTGTGCCGGTCGGGATTTCATCTGGTGCAGCCCTGGCAGCCGCTATCGAACTGGGCAAACGTGAAGAGTATGCTGGCAAAAATATCGTCATCATCATCCCAAGCTTTGCCGAGCGCTATCTGTCCACCGCCTTGTTCGATGGTATCGGAGAATAA
- the ubiE gene encoding bifunctional demethylmenaquinone methyltransferase/2-methoxy-6-polyprenyl-1,4-benzoquinol methylase UbiE, with protein MVAQNKERTEKVTEMATSFGFEQVGEGEKQPRVNQVFHHVADRYDVMNDLMSGGMHRLWKDAFVAWLNPPQSGRVSFKLLDVAGGTGDISFRVVERSRNNAQCTVFDINGSMLAVGKDRAKENGLIDNLEFVEGNAEDLPFEDNSFDAYTIAYGIRNVPRIDKALAEAYRVLKRGGRFMCLEFSNVDMPLLDKAYDLFSFNAIPAIGDVVTGDRESYEYFVQSIRKFPNKARFKMMIEDAGFQQVTYRNMTGGITAMHSGWKL; from the coding sequence ATGGTGGCACAAAACAAAGAGCGCACGGAAAAAGTCACGGAAATGGCCACGTCTTTCGGTTTTGAACAAGTCGGAGAAGGTGAAAAGCAGCCGCGGGTCAATCAGGTGTTCCATCATGTGGCCGATCGTTATGACGTCATGAATGATCTGATGAGTGGCGGTATGCATCGGCTCTGGAAAGATGCCTTTGTGGCTTGGCTCAATCCGCCCCAGAGTGGACGTGTGTCGTTCAAGCTGCTCGATGTGGCCGGTGGCACCGGCGATATCTCTTTCCGTGTGGTTGAGCGTTCGCGCAACAATGCCCAATGCACGGTTTTTGATATCAATGGCTCCATGCTTGCTGTCGGCAAAGATCGGGCAAAGGAAAACGGCCTTATCGACAATCTGGAGTTTGTCGAAGGCAACGCCGAAGACCTGCCGTTTGAAGACAATAGCTTCGATGCCTACACCATCGCCTATGGTATCCGCAATGTGCCACGCATCGACAAGGCGCTGGCCGAGGCCTATCGTGTGCTCAAGCGGGGTGGGCGCTTCATGTGTCTTGAATTTTCCAATGTCGACATGCCCTTGCTCGACAAGGCCTATGATCTCTTTTCCTTCAATGCGATTCCGGCCATTGGCGATGTCGTCACTGGCGACAGGGAAAGCTATGAATATTTCGTCCAGTCAATCCGCAAATTCCCCAACAAGGCGCGCTTCAAGATGATGATCGAGGACGCCGGTTTCCAACAGGTGACCTATCGCAACATGACAGGCGGTATCACCGCCATGCATTCGGGCTGGAAGCTTTAA
- the ubiB gene encoding 2-polyprenylphenol 6-hydroxylase: MIGASSALLRLVHTGYILAREGVFSIIEPPADLPTGPRIAIAFIKLFERKNASQRNKGERLSAALNRLGPSYVKMGQFLATRPDLVGPELAQALTALQDRVPAFSMKEAKKAVEEALGKPVEVLFESFSEPIAAASIAQVHRATFVDASGERKDVAVKILRPNIAQRFQDDLASFYLAARLIEAVHVPSRRLKPVGVVDTLAQSIRLEMDLRLEAAAMSEMGENCAGDEHFRVPTIYWSKSEKTVMTMEWIDGIKLNDMKALKASGHDLSELGRTVIQSFLRHALRDGFFHADMHPGNLFLGTDGKLVAVDFGIMGRLGMKEQRFLAEILYGFIKRDYRRVSMVHFEAGYVPSSQDVDTFAQALRSIGEPIHGRDSAEISMAGLLQQLFEFTELFGMATRTELILLQKTMVVAEGVARMLDDSLNLWNTSEPVVKSWMEKNLGPVAKAREMAEGLTVLGTLSAQLPEMARRAERLSNSFDEMGRDGLRLDAETVSAIGKAEARQSRSGRLALWVIALALAAIAIRIWS, from the coding sequence ATGATTGGTGCGTCATCTGCTCTGCTTCGCCTTGTGCATACGGGCTATATTCTGGCTCGCGAAGGGGTTTTCTCCATCATCGAGCCCCCAGCGGATCTGCCAACCGGGCCGCGTATCGCTATTGCCTTCATCAAGCTGTTCGAGCGCAAGAATGCTTCCCAGCGTAACAAGGGCGAACGGTTAAGCGCTGCGCTCAACCGGCTCGGGCCAAGCTATGTCAAGATGGGCCAGTTTCTGGCAACCCGTCCCGATCTGGTCGGTCCTGAGCTGGCGCAGGCTTTGACTGCGTTGCAGGATAGGGTTCCCGCTTTCAGCATGAAGGAAGCCAAAAAGGCGGTAGAAGAAGCCTTGGGCAAGCCGGTTGAAGTGCTGTTTGAAAGTTTCTCCGAGCCAATCGCTGCGGCCTCCATTGCCCAGGTGCACCGCGCCACCTTTGTTGACGCAAGCGGTGAGCGTAAGGATGTTGCCGTCAAGATCCTGCGCCCCAATATCGCCCAGCGTTTTCAGGATGATCTGGCCAGCTTCTATCTTGCCGCCCGGCTGATCGAGGCTGTCCATGTGCCCTCCCGACGGCTCAAGCCCGTGGGTGTGGTCGATACGCTGGCCCAATCGATCCGGCTGGAAATGGATCTGCGCCTTGAAGCCGCGGCCATGAGTGAAATGGGCGAGAACTGCGCCGGAGATGAACATTTCCGCGTACCGACCATCTACTGGAGCAAGTCGGAAAAAACCGTCATGACCATGGAATGGATCGACGGCATCAAGCTCAATGACATGAAAGCGCTGAAAGCTTCCGGCCATGACTTGAGCGAGCTTGGCCGCACGGTTATTCAGTCTTTTCTGCGCCACGCCCTGCGCGACGGCTTCTTTCATGCGGACATGCATCCGGGCAATCTGTTCCTTGGGACCGACGGCAAGCTGGTGGCCGTGGATTTCGGCATCATGGGGCGGCTCGGTATGAAGGAACAGCGGTTTCTGGCCGAAATTCTCTATGGCTTCATCAAGCGCGATTATCGCCGCGTCTCGATGGTGCATTTCGAGGCGGGCTATGTCCCCTCAAGTCAGGACGTCGATACTTTCGCGCAGGCACTGCGCTCCATCGGCGAGCCGATTCATGGGCGGGATTCCGCCGAAATCTCCATGGCGGGCCTGTTGCAGCAATTGTTTGAATTCACCGAACTGTTCGGCATGGCCACCCGCACCGAGCTGATCCTTTTGCAAAAGACAATGGTTGTGGCCGAAGGGGTCGCGCGTATGCTCGACGACAGCCTCAATCTGTGGAACACCTCCGAGCCGGTGGTGAAAAGCTGGATGGAGAAAAATCTCGGTCCTGTTGCCAAGGCCCGCGAAATGGCCGAAGGCCTGACGGTGCTTGGTACGCTTTCGGCGCAATTGCCCGAAATGGCGCGCCGGGCCGAACGCTTGTCCAACAGCTTTGATGAAATGGGTCGTGACGGTCTTCGTCTCGATGCCGAAACGGTTTCAGCTATAGGCAAGGCAGAAGCGCGACAGAGCCGGTCGGGCCGTTTAGCCCTCTGGGTCATTGCCCTTGCCCTCGCCGCCATTGCCATTCGTATCTGGAGTTAG